A single window of Gavia stellata isolate bGavSte3 chromosome 16, bGavSte3.hap2, whole genome shotgun sequence DNA harbors:
- the LOC132318415 gene encoding protocadherin alpha-6-like has product MGVWWGPVVRVLVLQAAWALGGGQVRYSVPEEARAGTVVGRLAQDLGLEAGEPEARRLRLVAQGRRASVEVSGASGALVVSSRLDREELCGKSAPCALRLEVLVERPLRVFHVELEVTDINDNAPLFPAARKNLSIAESSLPGSRFPLEGAADADIGANAQLSYTLSPSEHFGIEEENSNSRSKSLFLVLTKSLDRETMPVHRLVLTASDGGRPSLSGTMELVILVLDANDNAPQFNQSVYNVLLPEDALEGTLVARVNATDPDLGINREVVYQIDTLVPPSASDVFSIDDKTGEIRLTGALDFEAVTFYDLHIKAKDKGTPPLSGHCKVVVEVVDVNDNAPEVWVTSLSVPVAEDASVGTVVALLSVSDRDSGANGRVRCAVWPAGPFGLVATFAGSYSLVLREALDRERVSEYEVEVRAEDGGAPPLRASRGVRVPVSDVNDNAPAFAQAVYTVLARENNAAGAELARLWARDPDEAGNGRVSYSVAEGGVGGASAGGGWRSASSYVSVDAESGRLWALQPLDYEELQVLQFEVRAVDAGEPPLCGNATVQLFVVDENDNAPALLPPAGGGPGPGASGEAAWVPGAGPGAGAWWAWAAWGAPAGQVVAKIRAVDADSGYNAWLRYELWEPRGKGPFRVGLYSGEVSTARALEEADGPRQRLVIVVRDHGEPARSATATLSVSLVEGGEAALAATGSSSSASSGVEGGASSSSRNVWLVVAICAVSSLFLLAVVLYGASRWAPRAAVLSGPGPATLVCASEVGSWSYSQRQSRSLCVADGAGKSDLMVFSPNFPPPPGAAAKETQPEPPALLDTVSGPSFLASRPFPRRPFPPFPPAPWAVGGGSRAQPPGPVGGCGFVFVAREAA; this is encoded by the exons atGGGCGTGTGGTGGGGGCCGGTGGTGCgggtgctggtgctgcaggcGGCCTGGGCGCTGGGCGGCGGGCAGGTGCGCTACTCGGTGCCGGAGGAAGCCAGGGCCGGGACGGTGGTGGGCCGGCTGGCGCAGGACCTGGGCCTGGAGGCGGGCGAGCCGGAGGCGCGGCGGCTGCGGCTGGTGGCGCAGGGCCGGCGGGCGAGCGTGGAGGTGAGCGGGGCGAGCGGGGCGCTGGTGGTGAGCTCGCGGCTGGACCGGGAGGAGCTGTGCGGGAAGAGCGCGCCGTGCGCCCTGCGCCTGGAGGTGCTGGTGGAGCGGCCGCTGCGCGTCTTCCACGTGGAGCTGGAGGTCACCGACATCAACGACAACGCCCCGCTCTTCCCCGCCGCCCGCAAAAACCTCAGCATCGCGGAATCGTCGCTGCCGGGGTCTCGTTTCCCGCTGGAGGGCGCGGCGGATGCAGATATCGGAGCCAACGCGCAGCTCTCCTACACACTCAGCCCCAGCGAGCATTTTGGaatagaggaagaaaacagtaactCGCGCAGTAAATCCTTGTTTCTGGTGCTCACGAAATCTCTGGACCGGGAGACGATGCCCGTGCACCGTTTGGTGTTGACGGCGAGTGACGGGGGCCGGCCGTCTCTGAGTGGCACGATGGAGCTGGTGATCTTGGTGCTGGACGCGAACGACAACGCGCCCCAGTTCAACCAGTCGGTGTATAATGTACTTTTGCCCGAGGACGCCTTAGAGGGGACACTGGTTGCTCGGGTGAATGCCACGGATCCGGACTTGGGAATAAATCGAGAAGTGGTTTATCAGATTGATACTCTTGTTCCTCCCTCGGCCTCTGATGTATTCAGCATCGATGATAAAACCGGAGAGATCAGACTGACGGGCGCCCTGGATTTTGAGGCAGTGACTTTCTACGACCTACACATTAAGGCGAAAGACAAGGGGACGCCCCCGCTGTCGGGTCACTGCAaggtggtggtggaggtggtggaCGTGAACGACAACGCGCCGGAGGTGTGGGTGACGTCGCTGTCGGTGCCGGTGGCGGAGGACGCGTCGGTGGGGACGGTGGTGGCGCTGCTGAGCGTGTCGGACCGGGACTCGGGGGCGAACGGTCGGGTGCGCTGCGCGGTGTGGCCGGCGGGGCCGTTCGGTCTGGTGGCGACGTTCGCGGGCTCGTACTCGCTGGTGCTGCGGGAGGCGCTGGACCGGGAGCGGGTGTCGGAGTACGAGGTGGAGGTGCGGGCGGAGGACGGCGGGGCGCCGCCGCTGCGCGCCAGCCGCGGGGTGCGGGTGCCGGTGTCGGACGTGAACGACAACGCGCCGGCGTTCGCGCAGGCCGTGTACACGGTGCTGGCGCGGGAGAACAacgcggcgggcgcggagctGGCGCGGCTGTGGGCGCGGGACCCGGACGAGGCGGGCAACGGGCGCGTGAGCTACTCGGTGGCGGAGGGCGGCGTCGGGGGCGCGTCGGCGGGCGGCGGGTGGCGGTCGGCGTCGAGCTACGTGTCGGTGGACGCGGAGAGCGGGCGGCTGTGGGCGCTGCAGCCCTTGGACTAcgaggagctgcaggtgctgcagtTCGAGGTGCGTGCGGTGGACGCGGGGGAGCCGCCGCTGTGCGGCAACGCCACGGTGCAGCTCTTCGTGGTGGACGAGAACGACAACGCGCCGGCGCTGCTGCCGCCTgccggcggcgggccggggcccggggccTCGGGCGAGGCGGCGTGGGtgccgggcgcggggccgggcgcgggggcgTGGTGGGCGTGGGCGGCGTGGGGGGCGCCGGCGGGGCAGGTGGTGGCGAAGATCCGCGCGGTGGACGCGGACTCGGGCTACAACGCGTGGCTGCGCTACGAGCTGTGGGAGCCGCGGGGGAAGGGCCCGTTCCGCGTGGGGCTGTACAGCGGCGAGGTGAGCACGGCGCGGGCGCTGGAGGAGGCGGACGGCCCGCGGCAGCGGCTGGTGATCGTGGTGCGGGACCACGGGGAGCCGGCGCGCTCGGCCACGGCCACGCTGAGCGTGTCGCTGGTGGAGGGCGGCGAGGCGGCGCTGGCGGCCACAGGCTCGtcgtcgtcggcgtcgtcggGCGTGGAGGGCGgcgcgtcgtcgtcgtcgagGAACGTGTGGCTGGTGGTGGCGATCTGCGCGGTGTCGAGCCTGTTCCTGCTGGCGGTGGTGCTGTACGGGGCGTCGCGGTGGGCGCCGCGGGCGGCCGTGCTGTCGGGGCCCGGGCCGGCGACGCTGGTGTGCGCCAGCGAGGTGGGGAGCTGGTCGTACTCGCAACGCCAGAGCCGGAGCCTGTGCGTGGCGGATGGCGCGGGCAAGAGCGACCTGATGGTTTTCAGCCCCAActtcccgccgccgcccggcgccGCGGCGAAGGAGACGCAGCCGGAGCCGCCCGCTCTCCTGGACACGGTCAGTGGCCCTTCCTTTCTCGCctcccgccccttcccccggcgccccttcccgcccttcCCGCCCGCCCCCTGGGCTGTCGGTGGTGGGAGTCGGGCTCAGCCGCCGGGGCCTGTGGGTG GTTGTGGATTTGTGTTTGTGGCCAGAGAAGCAGCATGA